In Chloroflexota bacterium, a single genomic region encodes these proteins:
- the hisH gene encoding imidazole glycerol phosphate synthase subunit HisH has translation MIAIIDYGMGNLRSVEKALTCVGGQPFITSRAQDILTAEAFILPGVGAFGEGMENIKRLGLVEPICAVVERGRPLLGICLGMQLLFGESEERGVYRGLGLLEGEVKRFPIGLKVPHIGWNELRIERQSPLLNGLANGTFVYFVHSYYVVPADASVVVAMTEYGERFVSVVARANIFGVQFHPEKSQQAGLTILHNFVSLASHLIVKGGSACSLYRP, from the coding sequence ATGATCGCCATCATTGATTATGGGATGGGCAATCTCAGGAGCGTCGAGAAGGCGCTTACTTGTGTTGGTGGCCAGCCCTTCATCACCAGCCGTGCCCAGGACATCCTGACGGCCGAGGCTTTCATCCTCCCCGGAGTGGGGGCCTTTGGGGAGGGAATGGAAAACATCAAGCGGTTGGGATTGGTGGAGCCGATCTGTGCTGTAGTGGAAAGGGGACGACCACTCTTGGGCATCTGCCTGGGGATGCAATTACTCTTCGGGGAAAGCGAGGAGCGGGGGGTTTATCGCGGTCTAGGATTGCTGGAAGGTGAGGTGAAGCGATTTCCCATCGGACTGAAGGTGCCGCATATCGGTTGGAATGAGTTGCGGATCGAGCGTCAATCACCTCTATTAAACGGACTGGCTAATGGGACCTTCGTGTACTTCGTTCACTCATATTACGTTGTTCCGGCAGATGCGTCGGTGGTTGTGGCGATGACCGAATATGGTGAGCGCTTCGTCTCCGTTGTGGCCAGGGCTAACATCTTCGGCGTCCAGTTCCATCCGGAGAAGAGTCAGCAGGCCGGGTTGACCATTCTGCATAACTTTGTCTCCCTCGCCAGCCATCTCATTGTGAAAGGAGGGTCAGCTTGCTCGTTATACCGGCCATAG
- the hisA gene encoding 1-(5-phosphoribosyl)-5-[(5-phosphoribosylamino)methylideneamino]imidazole-4-carboxamide isomerase — MLVIPAIDLRQGCCVRLRQGQATEMTVFSDDPLAVARKWADEGARWLHVVDLDGAFGEESSNLTVVEHMAREIGVPIQFGGGVRSLTAVEAVLSLGVRRVVLGTAAVTDTALVAQAIARYGESITVGLDVKNDRVAIQGWQEDTAVEAIELAWSLRQWGLTRVIYTNITRDGTLSGVDHVGIKNMLERTGLRLIASGGIASLDDLLCLKELEPYGLEGAIVGLALYTGAIKLKEAIESVG, encoded by the coding sequence TTGCTCGTTATACCGGCCATAGACCTAAGACAGGGATGTTGCGTACGCCTGAGACAAGGACAGGCGACAGAGATGACCGTCTTCTCGGATGATCCCTTGGCCGTGGCTAGAAAGTGGGCGGACGAGGGTGCTCGATGGTTGCACGTAGTTGATCTTGATGGGGCCTTCGGCGAAGAATCATCTAACCTAACAGTGGTGGAACATATGGCCAGGGAGATAGGTGTGCCGATCCAGTTTGGGGGCGGGGTGCGGAGCCTGACTGCAGTCGAAGCTGTCCTTTCCCTAGGTGTACGGCGCGTCGTCCTAGGAACGGCAGCGGTCACTGATACGGCCTTGGTGGCCCAAGCCATAGCCAGGTATGGGGAAAGCATCACTGTCGGCCTGGATGTGAAGAATGACCGCGTGGCCATCCAGGGTTGGCAGGAGGATACGGCTGTTGAGGCGATCGAACTGGCCTGGTCCCTGCGACAATGGGGGCTTACGAGGGTGATCTACACGAACATCACCCGCGATGGAACGCTCTCTGGCGTGGATCACGTAGGGATCAAGAATATGCTGGAACGAACGGGTCTGCGCCTGATCGCTTCCGGCGGTATCGCTTCTCTTGATGACCTGCTCTGTCTAAAGGAATTAGAGCCCTATGGGCTGGAGGGAGCTATCGTTGGTCTGGCCCTCTATACTGGAGCCATCAAATTAAAAGAGGCGATAGAAAGTGTTGGCTAA